In Pseudomonas sp. MYb327, one DNA window encodes the following:
- a CDS encoding glycosyltransferase, with product MATGIGVVVIGRNEGPRLERCLISLIDSAEKVVYVDSGSTDNSVQMARKLGVEVVELDMTLPFTAARARNEGFACVHRLLPTVRYVQFVDGDCEVVDTWLFQAQAFLDARPDVAVVCGRRRERFPQRSIYNFLCDHEWDTPIGEAKACGGDALMRADAFAAVSGYRADLIAGEEPELCVRLRAKGWKVWRLAEEMTLHDAAMTRFKQWWQRSMRGGYAFAEGAFLHGAAPEQHWLRESRRAWFWGLGIPLAVVVASLILGWMGLLLLLVYPLQVMRLARRGDGSARENWLLAFFLVLGKFPEMFGQVKFLLSRIIGGRTALIEYK from the coding sequence ATGGCTACTGGAATCGGTGTTGTCGTTATCGGTCGCAATGAAGGGCCACGGCTTGAGCGTTGCCTCATTTCGCTGATCGATTCGGCGGAGAAGGTCGTGTATGTCGACTCCGGATCGACGGACAATTCGGTGCAGATGGCACGCAAGCTTGGGGTCGAGGTGGTCGAGCTGGATATGACCCTTCCCTTTACGGCTGCGCGTGCGCGCAATGAAGGCTTTGCTTGTGTGCACCGCCTGCTGCCGACGGTGCGATACGTGCAGTTCGTCGACGGCGATTGCGAGGTCGTCGATACCTGGCTGTTTCAGGCCCAGGCATTTCTTGATGCCCGGCCTGATGTTGCGGTGGTCTGTGGGCGGCGGCGTGAACGTTTTCCGCAGCGCTCGATTTACAACTTTCTCTGTGATCACGAATGGGACACGCCAATCGGTGAGGCCAAGGCCTGCGGTGGCGACGCGCTGATGCGGGCGGACGCTTTTGCTGCCGTATCCGGATACCGGGCGGACCTTATTGCCGGGGAAGAGCCAGAGTTGTGTGTGCGCTTGCGTGCAAAGGGCTGGAAGGTTTGGCGTCTCGCCGAGGAAATGACCTTGCACGACGCGGCAATGACCCGTTTCAAGCAATGGTGGCAGCGTTCCATGCGCGGCGGCTATGCATTTGCCGAGGGCGCTTTTCTGCATGGGGCCGCTCCGGAGCAGCATTGGCTGCGCGAGTCGCGCCGTGCCTGGTTCTGGGGGCTGGGAATTCCACTGGCGGTGGTTGTGGCGAGTTTGATACTGGGATGGATGGGGCTGCTGTTGCTGCTGGTTTATCCATTGCAGGTGATGCGCCTGGCTCGGCGGGGCGATGGGTCCGCACGCGAAAACTGGTTGCTGGCTTTCTTCCTGGTACTGGGAAAATTCCCCGAGATGTTCGGACAAGTCAAATTTCTTTTGAGCAGAATCATCGGCGGCAGGACAGCGTTGATCGAATACAAGTGA
- a CDS encoding DUF535 family protein: protein MNYWLVFKSAFSLHPGYSPRALKNKFKLLTLAGKNWSELNSFSSRMSRSLGKSGFEKLGNDCVGVVHWPYISSSWSPQDRLNVLASHYEVVTKSCPQLLLFGRNESLVLSDLSQWSAGCSLVLDRPIWFMREGELVLNLFQGDLRIASIAFTLSYAEGELCIFVGAVQGIHKGIDSDTSLTIYRDLTKDFEGLRPRSFLIEVIKYIALKIGVEKIYAVGDGYRHHRHPYFGAQKSQELAANYDSIWLEHGAIPSSREDFFEIPMVMSKKPLEEIAAKKRAMYRRRYELLDQTFANIDKVLI from the coding sequence ATGAACTATTGGCTGGTATTCAAAAGCGCTTTTTCCTTGCATCCAGGGTATTCGCCTCGAGCACTGAAAAATAAGTTCAAGTTGCTGACGTTGGCCGGAAAGAACTGGTCCGAACTCAATTCGTTTTCGTCGCGCATGTCGCGTTCCCTTGGCAAATCTGGTTTCGAGAAGCTGGGGAACGATTGCGTGGGGGTTGTTCACTGGCCGTACATCAGCAGCAGTTGGAGTCCTCAAGATCGACTAAATGTATTGGCTTCGCACTATGAAGTCGTCACCAAAAGCTGTCCGCAGCTCTTGCTTTTTGGACGAAATGAAAGTCTGGTGTTGAGTGACTTGTCGCAATGGTCTGCTGGTTGTTCGTTGGTACTGGACCGTCCGATTTGGTTCATGCGCGAAGGGGAGCTGGTGCTGAACCTGTTCCAGGGTGATTTACGCATTGCGTCAATAGCCTTCACTTTGAGTTACGCCGAAGGTGAGCTATGTATTTTTGTCGGTGCAGTTCAAGGCATTCACAAGGGGATAGACAGTGACACTTCCCTGACTATTTACCGGGATCTCACCAAGGATTTTGAAGGACTTCGCCCAAGAAGTTTTTTGATTGAAGTAATTAAATATATCGCCCTCAAAATTGGCGTCGAAAAAATTTATGCGGTTGGAGACGGGTATCGTCATCATCGTCACCCCTATTTTGGCGCTCAGAAGTCCCAAGAGTTAGCGGCGAATTACGATTCGATCTGGCTGGAGCATGGAGCGATACCTTCATCGCGAGAAGATTTTTTTGAGATTCCCATGGTCATGTCCAAGAAGCCGCTCGAAGAGATTGCTGCAAAAAAACGTGCCATGTATCGCAGGCGCTATGAACTTCTGGATCAAACTTTTGCAAACATAGACAAGGTTTTAATTTGA
- a CDS encoding serine O-acetyltransferase, which translates to MFENIRADLRTYAGDWGAQGFWVMLVYRFGRWRYGVRPALLRKLLSFIYKFLFKLVQIVTGVELPCEVVVGRNFVIDHFGGIVISGYAQFGDDCRIRNGVVVGLKNVEEPIAPVIGNNVDIGAGAKVLGNIRIGNNVVIGANAVVLTDVPDDSMAVGVPAKIKKRQSAEDKECS; encoded by the coding sequence ATGTTCGAGAATATTCGTGCGGATTTGCGTACCTATGCCGGTGATTGGGGCGCCCAGGGGTTCTGGGTCATGCTGGTTTATCGCTTCGGGCGTTGGCGCTACGGCGTGCGCCCGGCCCTGTTACGCAAATTGCTCTCGTTCATCTATAAGTTTCTTTTCAAATTGGTGCAGATCGTCACGGGTGTCGAGTTACCGTGCGAGGTTGTGGTCGGTCGCAACTTTGTCATCGATCATTTCGGCGGCATCGTGATCAGTGGTTATGCGCAGTTCGGCGATGACTGCCGGATCCGTAACGGCGTGGTCGTTGGACTCAAGAATGTGGAGGAACCCATCGCCCCGGTCATCGGCAACAACGTTGATATCGGGGCAGGGGCCAAGGTGCTGGGCAATATCCGGATTGGTAACAACGTCGTAATCGGTGCCAATGCCGTGGTTCTTACCGATGTGCCGGATGATTCGATGGCCGTGGGCGTGCCTGCGAAAATCAAGAAAAGGCAAAGCGCCGAAGACAAGGAATGTTCATGA